TAGAAAGTAATGGAGAAGCAGCAATTATCGATCCATTAAGGGAAGTGCAACCATACATTAAAAGAGCACAAAAAGACAACGCAAAAATAAAGTACATTTTTGAAACGCATTTTCATGCAGATTTTGTGTCTGGACATTTGGATTTAAAAGAAAAAACAGGTGCTCAAATCGTATTTGGACCTACTGCTAAACCTTCTTATGATGCATTAATTGCAACAGATGGTCAAGTATTTGAAGTTGGAGACTACAAGATTAAAGCTATCCACACTCCAGGACATACAATGGAGAGTACAACATACCTTGTTATTGATCAAAATGGTAAAGAACATGGTATAGTTACAGGAGATACGCTTTTTATAGGCGATGTTGGTCGTCCTGATTTGGCACAAAAAATAGCTTCGGATTTAACACAAGAAAAACTGGCAGGTTATTTATTCGATTCACTTCGTAATAAGATAATGCCATTAAGTGACGACTTAATAGTGTATCCTAATCATGGTGCAGGTTCTGCTTGTGGAAAAAACATGAGTAAAGAAACTACAGATACTTTAGGAAATCAGAAAAAAGTCAATTACGCTTTACGTGCAGACATGACTAAAGACGAATTTATTGCTGAATTATTAGAGGGTTTATCAGAGCCACCAGCGTACTTTCCTCAAAACGTTATGATGAATATTAAAGGTTATGAAAGCTTTGATAAAGTAATGACTAAATCTCAAAAACCATTAACACCAAAGGCTTTTGAAGCAGCAGCTAACGAGACTGAAGCTATTGTTTTAGACGTACGTAATCAATCAGAATTTGTAAAAGGACATATTCCACGTTCTATATTTATTGGTATTGATGGTGGATTTGCTCCTTGGGTTGGTGCATTAATTGCAGATGTTAGTCAACCAATTTTATTGGTCATTCCAGAAGGAAGAGAAGAAGAGGTAATCACACGTTTGTCACGTGTTGGATTTGATAATGTAATTGGGTATTTAGACGGTAGTTTTGAGGCTTGGAAAAGCGCAGGAATGGACTACGACACCTTAACATCAATCTCTGCAGAAGAGTTTGCAAAACGATACGAAGACAATAAAGACGTGATTTTTGATGTTAGAAAAGATGGTGAATTTACTGCCGAACATGTCGATGGAGCTAAACATACTGCGTTAGATAATATTAATAGTCATTTAAGCGAGTTTCCAGAA
The genomic region above belongs to Olleya sp. Hel_I_94 and contains:
- a CDS encoding MBL fold metallo-hydrolase, which translates into the protein MKIEQIYTGCLAHAAYYIESNGEAAIIDPLREVQPYIKRAQKDNAKIKYIFETHFHADFVSGHLDLKEKTGAQIVFGPTAKPSYDALIATDGQVFEVGDYKIKAIHTPGHTMESTTYLVIDQNGKEHGIVTGDTLFIGDVGRPDLAQKIASDLTQEKLAGYLFDSLRNKIMPLSDDLIVYPNHGAGSACGKNMSKETTDTLGNQKKVNYALRADMTKDEFIAELLEGLSEPPAYFPQNVMMNIKGYESFDKVMTKSQKPLTPKAFEAAANETEAIVLDVRNQSEFVKGHIPRSIFIGIDGGFAPWVGALIADVSQPILLVIPEGREEEVITRLSRVGFDNVIGYLDGSFEAWKSAGMDYDTLTSISAEEFAKRYEDNKDVIFDVRKDGEFTAEHVDGAKHTALDNINSHLSEFPEDKPFYIHCAGGYRSVIAASILKSRGIHNLIDVAGGYGAIKKTDIPRTDFVCPTTLK